In Euphorbia lathyris chromosome 2, ddEupLath1.1, whole genome shotgun sequence, the sequence actttgacaaagtaatctCATCCAATGGtcgaaaaaacaaagtaaagcttactttattaaaaacaaagtaagtatagAAAGCATtcttatattaattgtattttttaatttgtgtgaaatataattatattaattgtatttctcaATTTGTGTGAAATGCTCTAAAATAACTTATGGAATGGAGGagtatttcattttttttttctttttttgatatTTCATTGACTTGAGCATATAGTGCAGCAACTCATTAATTGAGGAATACTTGGATTGTGATGTTTATACAAGTGATAGATGGGGGAATATTCACcaattaaattataataattgcTCATAGAATTGCGAATACAATTGGTGACTTTGTAGAAAAGCAAATTGACATTGTATTACGGCGCTACACAATAAAAGGAATACTACAACTGTTACGCAGAATACCTAAATCTTGTTCATTTACTGCTAATGGAGTTTCCATGCCCTCTGTTTTCTACCTCAAATCTTTCCACATTAGTTTCTGGTGGTCCATATTGCGAGTTACTAATTAGGAATCAGTTctctatttaaaataatattataactTGCAAGCATTTCCATCTCAACCACCTCTATAAAAGCATCCTTATACCTGTTTTATATCCAAGCCATAGCCTGAGTTTCCTCTCAAGAATCAAACCTGCAAATTATGTCTGCAATGGAATTCCGTTTCCCCGTACTTCAAAGACGATGGAGTATGGGATCACGAATGCATAGTTTAGATCGTTCACCGACCTTATTAAAGCGACCTGAAGTTGTTGAAATCAAATCTACAGATCAATGGAGAACCTATTTCGATGCCTCGAAATCAAACAACAAACTGGTTAGTAACCGACTAACAAGGTCTACTTCGATAATGATTGCTTATGTTCTTATTGTTTTAATCTTGTGGTGTTGTAGCTGGTGATTCAATTCACAGCGACATGGTGCGGACCTTGTCGATTCATTGATCCTTCTGTCAAAGAGTTTGCTGCTAAGTACACAGATGTTGAGTTCATCAAGATAGATGTGGACAAGTTCATGGTAAATGTTATAACAAGTTAAATGATTTCTGATTCTTTCCTTTTTCTGGTCTTTGAGAATACTGAAAGTAATTGAAATTCTGTGGTTGAAAACAGATGGTGGCTGACCGGTTCCAGGCGAACACGTTGCCAGCGTTTGTGCTCatcaagaaaggaaaagaagttGATAGGATTGTAGGAGTCAAAAAGATGGAACTCCAGAACAAGATTGAGCAACACAAAATATGATCATCAAGGCATAATTCTGCTGCcaaatacatataaatatatatatatatatatatatatatatatatatatatatattcatgtgACTGATAAGCAGAAGCAAAATAAAACTAGAAAGATGATGACAGTAGCACTTTTTGCCTGTGTAGGCACAAATTATTCTGCTTTTTACtctcttttttccttttatggtaTGTCTAAACAGTTGCTGGATCTGTATGTATCTAACACAGGTAGTGTGCTCTCTCCCAAGTCGCATCAAATACAGGCTTGTGAATTGTAATTGGCTTCTAATTATGTACTAAGTGGGCTTCTACTATGAATTTCTGAAATTGGCCTCCCATATATAGATACATATTTCTTTCTCCTATTGATTTATTCTCTTAGCAACTGAAAAATCATTCCATCATTCTAATCCAGCAAGCAAGGCCCCAGCTGCACCCCTCTTATCTCATCTTCCATCATATGGTATGGACACCTATGCACATCAACTTTCAAATCAATAGAGAGAATCAGTTCCCACCTTTCTAAGGATTCCACAAACTTGCCTGGACTACACCAAATCTATTGATTACCAGCTAAGTTTCATTGTTTGCTGCATAACCGAACAAAAACTTAAACAAATTTGGCACTAGTTCTTTTCAAACTATTACGCTAATTCCAGAAAACTAAAGCTCAAAAGAAACTAGAAAGAAGTGTCAAAGGCATATATTCCTTACACTACAGGAACAGGATCTATGGGCATAATTTTGAAACAATATTAGACATTCAAGATTAAGGTGAAACAGTCAATGCATTTAATGTCACAAGTTCATAATTACTTAAGAAAGAAGGgaattctcttttattttattttattttattctccaCTTCAAGTTCAAGCAAAAAGGATCAAAATTAGATCGTTGCTAAATATACAAATATGAATTAGGATTCAACTTATGGCTGAAGTGACGATGCAAAAGACGATAGCTTTTTCTCCCTGCGACATTAACTAAAACCAGGACTTAAAAGCTTCTGACGTTCTTCCTACTATGCACAAACTTGCTATAGGAAAGTAAACATGATGTATTTACACTGGCTTAACTTAACTTACATGAATAATTATCAAACTTAGTGTTGAGCAGTTGTTCAGCTAGTTATCTATTCCACCCAGTACCCTCTTGAGATCAGATTTCTGTTCTGCTGTAAGTCTTGAGGGAAACGTGATATCAAATTTGACCCTAAGATTTCCTTTCTTGTGAGGTTCTTTTGAGATGGGCATTCCTTCATTTGAGATTACAATCTCATGGCCAGGTTTGATGATATCTGATGAAGGGATTGTAAGATATCTTCCATCCAACGTTGTCAAATCAACAGTTTTTCCTGTGAGAGCCTCCAGTAATGAGATTTTCTTATTGACAATAAGATCATTTCCATCTCTCTTAAAAACAGCATGCGGCTTTTCATCCACCACAAAAATTAGATCAGCAGGAATAACACCAGGTTCTTGATTGCCTTTCTCAGGGAAAGTGATCTTCGTGCCTTTCTTCCACCCTGGCTTGATATCAATCTTCAATATTTCGTCCACAGTCTTGGGCTTTCTGAAACAGAATTAATTATTCCATCAGcaatttaattaaacaaattgtagAATTTTCACTTCTGATCATATAAATATTCACTTATTAGTCTCAATCACAGAAGAGTCAATTCGCTGGAATTTTGACtatttttttcccaattaaCTCCGGAAATAGGAAAGGGAGA encodes:
- the LOC136218085 gene encoding thioredoxin H7-like — protein: MSAMEFRFPVLQRRWSMGSRMHSLDRSPTLLKRPEVVEIKSTDQWRTYFDASKSNNKLLVIQFTATWCGPCRFIDPSVKEFAAKYTDVEFIKIDVDKFMMVADRFQANTLPAFVLIKKGKEVDRIVGVKKMELQNKIEQHKI